A single window of Channa argus isolate prfri chromosome 10, Channa argus male v1.0, whole genome shotgun sequence DNA harbors:
- the f9a gene encoding coagulation factor IXa yields the protein MSQQFVMAFFSLYLLSLLLLSSRLISGAPGSGPVFLSGQAAGSILLRIKRHNTGFLEELLKGNLERECTEEVCDFEEAREIFENDEKTMEFWAKYSDGNECESRPCLNQGTCKDFIGYYTCTCVSGFTGENCEIVVAKRCDVNNGGCMHFCESVGSTGRKCSCVTGYRLMADGLSCEPGVKFPCGRTALTAVTSKAKRSLLSYQPASPHNTTSLFNATKTTLAPSSPANTTESALATNTILRKQYGKKLPLLEYSKEEEEDPTDLMDEAEEPPHFIKRILGGTTVLTGEIPWQVALIARASGRVFCGGSILSQRWVITAAHCLVEVKGPFFIRVGENNIHLKEGTEQDLDVLKQHLHPNYNASVSLYGNDIALLYTKKNITFSRAVRPICIGPNAFTEDLVKDSSPATVSGWGRTRYLGSTADTLQKVEVPFTDRSKCMQSNRITPGMFCAGYYNQAKDACQGDSGGPHANIVHGTWFLTGIVSWGEECAKDGKFGVYTRVSFYYSWIKSVMG from the exons ATGTCACAGCAGTTTGTaatggcatttttttctttatatctgCTGTCTTTGTTACTTTTGAGCTCTCGACTGATCTCTGGAG CTCCAGGCTCAGGCCCAGTGTTTCTCTCTGGTCAAGCAGCAGGCAGCATTCTGCTGAGAATCAAACGCCATAACACCGGGTTTCTGGAAGAGCTGCTGAAGGGCAACTTGGAGAGAGAGTGTACTGAGGAAGTTTGTGATTTTGAAGAAGCCAGGGAGATCTTTGAGAATGATGAAAAGact atGGAGTTCTGGGCAAAATATAGTG ACGGCAATGAATGTGAATCAAGACCATGTCTGAACCAGGGGACATGCAAAGACTTTATTGGATACTATACCTGCACATGTGTGTCTGGCTTCACTGGCGAGAATTGTGAGATTG TTGTGGCAAAAAGATGTGATGTGAACAATGGAGGATGTATGCACTTCTGTGAGTCAGTGGGAAGCACTGGACGAAAATGTTCCTGTGTGACAGGATACAGGCTGATGGCAGATGGCTTAAGCTGTGAACCAGGAG TTAAATTCCCATGTGGCAGAACTGCTCTGACAGCAGTAACTTCCAAAGCTAAAAGGTCTCTGCTCAGCTATCAACCTGCAAGCCCGCACAACACGACTTCACTGTTCAATGCCACTAAAACTACACTAGCTCCCTCATCTCCAGCTAATACCACAGAATCTGCTCTGGccacaaatacaattttaagaAAACAGTATGGAAAGAAACTGCCTCTATTGGAGTACagtaaggaggaggaggaggatccCACGGATCTCATGGATGAAGCCGAAGAGCCACCACATTTTATTAAACGCATCCTAGGTGGTACGACGGTGCTTACAGGAGAGATCCCATGGCAG GTGGCCTTGATAGCACGGGCTAGCGGTCGGGTGTTCTGTGGGGGCTCCATCCTCAGTCAACGTTGGGTTATTACAGCTGCTCACTGCCTAGTGGAGGTGAAAGGCCCATTCTTCATTCGAGTGG GGGAGAATAACATCCATCTCAAGGAGGGCACAGAGCAGGATCTGGATGTTTTGAAGCAGCACCTACACCCCAACTATAATGCCAGTGTGAGCTTGTACGGCAATGACATTGCCCTGTTGTACAcgaaaaaaaacatcactttcTCCAGAGCTGTCCGACCTATCTGCATAGGACCCAACGCATTCACTGAAGATCTAGTAAAGGATTCTTCCCCTGCTACAGTCAGTGGCTGGGGTCGAACACGCTACCTTGGATCCACAGCTGATACATTACAGAAGGTGGAGGTTCCCTTCACAGATCGGTCAAAGTGTATGCAAAGCAATAGGATCACACCTGGCATGTTTTGTGCAGGTTATTATAATCAGGCCAAAGATGCCTGTCAGGGTGACAGCGGAGGTCCTCATGCAAACATTGTTCATGGCACGTGGTTCCTGACAGGCATCGTGAGCTGGGGGGAAGAATGTGCAAAAGATGGAAAGTTTGGTGTGTACACACGTGTGTCTTTTTATTACAGCTGGATAAAGAGTGTGATGGGATAA